In Methylobacterium aquaticum, the following are encoded in one genomic region:
- a CDS encoding phage tail assembly protein, producing the protein MSIDFSKFEPASKADAAAAGLLSSPAGMYPAEAAASSPGGVPAAVAAAPPPAASAPGCIVAFAEGGPARHVPVTLGFPIVVDGVRVDTVVVRRLRVAEVRAYVAAVQAGQEASLPMYERPDGVPLPQAALDALDSDDFDKLDAAAVDFLPLALRGDPTSA; encoded by the coding sequence GTGTCCATCGATTTCTCTAAATTCGAACCGGCTTCGAAGGCCGATGCTGCCGCGGCAGGGCTCCTCTCGTCGCCGGCCGGCATGTATCCCGCGGAGGCCGCCGCCTCGTCGCCTGGGGGCGTGCCGGCCGCGGTGGCCGCTGCGCCGCCGCCGGCCGCTTCGGCGCCCGGTTGCATCGTCGCCTTCGCCGAGGGTGGGCCGGCGCGCCACGTGCCCGTAACGCTGGGCTTCCCGATCGTCGTCGATGGCGTGCGGGTGGATACCGTCGTCGTGCGGCGCTTGCGGGTCGCCGAGGTCCGGGCCTACGTCGCTGCGGTCCAGGCCGGGCAGGAGGCGAGCCTGCCGATGTACGAGCGCCCCGACGGCGTGCCGCTGCCGCAAGCCGCCCTCGACGCGCTCGACTCGGACGACTTCGACAAGCTCGACGCGGCGGCCGTGGATTTTTTGCCCCTCGCCCTGCGGGGCGATCCGACCTCCGCCTGA
- a CDS encoding ParA family protein, giving the protein MATIIGLAQTKGGVGKTTTALNLAAELRRRGRTVAVLDADPAAHAVSIAESGRLGYPVVAHLLEAGDEMSVSAWVKSVQARSEAFVLIDAPGAMGAAFGATIAIAHLVLVPSGATVLDVRGAAETVSSIRRNRRATKRTRPDILVVPSRIDRRTSAGRDVVATLAALTEPVAPAISYRAVVADSLAGGEVVPPDGPSALEFAALADAVLTRLGDME; this is encoded by the coding sequence ATGGCGACGATCATCGGCTTGGCGCAGACCAAGGGCGGCGTCGGCAAGACTACCACGGCTCTCAACCTAGCGGCCGAGCTGCGGCGGCGCGGGCGCACGGTGGCCGTCCTTGACGCAGACCCGGCTGCGCATGCCGTTTCGATCGCGGAGAGCGGACGCCTCGGCTACCCGGTTGTCGCCCACCTTTTGGAGGCGGGCGACGAGATGTCTGTGTCCGCCTGGGTCAAGAGCGTCCAGGCCAGATCCGAAGCCTTCGTGCTGATCGATGCCCCTGGCGCTATGGGAGCGGCATTCGGTGCTACCATTGCGATCGCGCACCTGGTTCTCGTGCCGTCTGGGGCGACCGTGCTCGATGTTCGCGGTGCGGCCGAGACGGTGAGTTCTATCCGCCGGAACCGCCGCGCCACGAAGCGGACCCGGCCCGACATCCTGGTCGTGCCGAGCCGCATCGATCGACGGACCTCGGCCGGTCGGGACGTGGTGGCGACCCTTGCGGCGCTTACTGAGCCGGTCGCCCCCGCAATTTCATACCGGGCTGTCGTGGCCGACAGCCTCGCTGGTGGCGAGGTCGTGCCTCCTGACGGCCCCTCCGCCCTCGAATTTGCCGCTCTGGCCGACGCGGTGTTGACGCGACTGGGAGACATGGAATGA
- a CDS encoding helix-turn-helix domain-containing protein translates to MKASVAEGNIGLFDKSDLVDLIRSQIKKLGLTQTKAAERMGVTQSEVSKVLRGQTRGFSSERLLAFAGALGADIEISIKVAPGARQGRMSLKVEMEAA, encoded by the coding sequence ATGAAAGCTTCCGTCGCCGAGGGTAATATCGGACTTTTCGACAAGTCGGATCTCGTGGATTTGATTAGATCTCAGATCAAAAAGCTCGGCCTCACGCAGACCAAGGCGGCCGAGCGCATGGGCGTCACCCAATCCGAAGTGTCGAAGGTCTTAAGGGGCCAAACAAGAGGCTTTTCAAGCGAGCGGTTGCTTGCTTTTGCGGGCGCGCTTGGGGCTGACATCGAGATCAGCATCAAGGTCGCCCCTGGCGCGCGTCAGGGCCGGATGAGCCTGAAGGTGGAGATGGAGGCGGCGTGA
- a CDS encoding recombinase family protein, with the protein MPRTFAYLRVSTPGQTTDNQLTEIQAAGFTIEPRRLVTETVSGSTAVAQRRGFARLLDRLEAGDVLVVTKLDRLGRNAMDVGATVARLDELGVRVHCLALGGVDLTSSTGKLTMAVINAVAEFERDLLIERTQAGLSRARAEGRRLGRPASLTGEQRAEVARQLGEGASVSALARTFKTSRQTILRIRDATVPSKTELEVAS; encoded by the coding sequence ATGCCGCGCACCTTCGCCTACCTCCGCGTCTCGACCCCCGGCCAGACCACCGACAACCAGCTCACCGAGATCCAGGCCGCCGGGTTCACCATCGAGCCGCGCCGCCTCGTGACCGAGACCGTCTCGGGATCCACCGCGGTCGCGCAGCGCCGCGGGTTCGCGCGCCTTCTCGACCGGCTCGAGGCGGGCGACGTTCTGGTGGTGACCAAGCTCGACCGGCTCGGCCGCAACGCCATGGACGTCGGCGCGACCGTCGCCAGGCTCGACGAGCTCGGGGTGCGGGTCCACTGCCTGGCCTTGGGTGGGGTCGACCTGACGAGTTCGACGGGCAAGCTGACGATGGCCGTGATCAACGCGGTCGCGGAGTTCGAGCGCGATCTCCTGATCGAGCGGACCCAGGCCGGGCTGAGCCGGGCGCGGGCGGAAGGCCGACGGCTCGGCCGGCCGGCCAGTCTCACCGGTGAGCAGCGCGCGGAGGTCGCGCGCCAGCTCGGGGAAGGTGCGAGCGTGTCGGCCCTGGCGCGGACCTTCAAGACCAGCCGGCAGACCATCCTGCGGATCAGGGACGCAACTGTCCCATCGAAAACCGAATTGGAGGTGGCATCATGA
- a CDS encoding DUF927 domain-containing protein produces MARLSPQVTWPPGFRMDTVGLAYQPRPDGPAEYLSGPFAVHAKARADDGTGWSLVLSFRDSDNRIQVAVIGYGDLASGEAGEVRRDLASRGLWLASRRGAKERFAEALAGVRVDLRAVIVNKAGWHGEGEVFAVPSFTAAAPNRQAEPIVFQSGQSAAHFRIAGDLATWRAEVAALAEGQTRLEFALGLGFAGPLLEPLGAEGGAFNYVGASSSGKTTALRLAGSIWGGGGPLGFATSWRTTANAIEGTASAHNDSLLCLDELGLIEPRDLEAAAYVLTGGSGKGRSRADGDLRARTRWRVCVLSTGEIGLAQRLAEGGANRQAKAGQGVRFVDVDADAGAGLGLFNHVGPFAGPGALADALRERTAHQHGTAGPAFVQRLLEGKAEAIRTARDHMAAFVSEHVPDGASGQVVRVAQRFGLVAAAGELATAFDILPFSPGTVTEAAGALFRSWVRSRGGVGASEDRDAVTAVRHFLQQHGPARFISADKALDESAWRAQRVAGYRMRGETTAEDGDYLFHSSGFAEAIAGLDRRAAADALAEAGFLKKDPTGKRTRSERVGGKSMRVYRVSCSILEGDEE; encoded by the coding sequence GTGGCGCGTCTCTCCCCGCAGGTAACCTGGCCTCCCGGCTTCCGGATGGACACTGTCGGGCTTGCCTACCAGCCGAGGCCCGATGGGCCGGCCGAGTACCTCTCCGGCCCCTTCGCGGTTCACGCGAAGGCGCGAGCGGATGACGGCACGGGATGGTCCCTCGTCCTGTCATTCCGCGACAGTGACAACCGGATCCAGGTCGCTGTCATCGGCTACGGCGACCTCGCATCGGGTGAGGCCGGCGAGGTGCGCCGCGACCTGGCGAGTCGCGGTCTGTGGCTCGCGAGCAGGCGCGGGGCCAAGGAACGCTTCGCCGAGGCGCTCGCCGGGGTGCGGGTCGACCTCCGGGCGGTCATCGTCAACAAGGCCGGATGGCACGGCGAGGGCGAGGTCTTTGCCGTTCCCTCCTTTACGGCGGCAGCTCCAAACCGGCAGGCCGAGCCCATTGTTTTTCAGTCGGGGCAGAGTGCAGCCCACTTCAGGATCGCGGGCGATCTTGCGACTTGGCGCGCAGAGGTAGCGGCCCTGGCGGAGGGGCAGACGCGACTGGAATTTGCCCTCGGGCTCGGCTTCGCGGGGCCTTTGCTCGAGCCTCTCGGCGCCGAGGGCGGAGCCTTCAATTACGTGGGGGCCAGTTCTTCCGGCAAAACCACAGCGCTCCGCCTCGCAGGCAGTATTTGGGGCGGCGGCGGGCCTCTTGGCTTCGCCACGAGTTGGCGGACGACAGCAAACGCCATTGAAGGAACGGCGAGCGCCCATAATGATAGTCTGCTTTGTCTCGACGAATTAGGCCTGATTGAGCCACGTGACCTTGAGGCAGCGGCTTATGTCCTTACCGGAGGATCGGGTAAGGGGCGATCTCGCGCGGACGGTGACCTTCGAGCGCGGACGCGCTGGAGGGTCTGCGTCCTCTCGACGGGTGAGATCGGGCTTGCCCAGCGCCTCGCCGAGGGTGGGGCGAACCGGCAGGCCAAGGCGGGCCAAGGGGTGAGGTTCGTCGACGTCGACGCCGATGCTGGCGCTGGACTCGGCTTATTCAACCACGTCGGGCCCTTTGCCGGGCCAGGGGCTCTTGCCGATGCCTTGCGCGAGCGCACGGCGCACCAGCACGGGACTGCCGGCCCGGCCTTTGTCCAGAGGCTCCTGGAAGGGAAGGCGGAGGCGATCCGGACCGCCAGGGATCACATGGCGGCCTTCGTCTCCGAGCACGTGCCGGATGGCGCCTCGGGGCAGGTGGTCCGTGTCGCTCAGCGCTTCGGCCTCGTCGCAGCGGCGGGCGAGCTCGCCACAGCCTTCGACATCCTGCCCTTCTCGCCGGGCACGGTGACGGAGGCGGCCGGAGCCTTGTTCCGATCGTGGGTGCGCTCCCGGGGCGGCGTCGGGGCGAGCGAGGACCGCGACGCCGTTACGGCCGTGAGGCACTTCCTCCAGCAGCACGGCCCGGCACGCTTCATCTCGGCCGACAAGGCTCTTGATGAGAGCGCGTGGCGGGCGCAGCGGGTCGCCGGCTACCGCATGCGAGGGGAAACTACCGCTGAGGATGGAGACTATCTCTTCCACTCGTCGGGGTTCGCTGAAGCTATCGCCGGTCTAGACCGTCGAGCAGCGGCCGATGCTCTCGCTGAGGCTGGCTTCCTGAAAAAAGATCCGACCGGTAAGCGTACTAGATCCGAGCGAGTCGGCGGCAAGTCAATGCGCGTCTATCGCGTGTCCTGCTCGATCCTTGAGGGAGACGAGGAATGA